One Filimonas effusa genomic window carries:
- a CDS encoding two-component regulator propeller domain-containing protein: protein MNAFKIAGISLLIISIHLCNIAAGQQSPWLFTKHTTSQGLSSPTVYDILQDSYGFLWLATEDGLNRFDGINFRIYRHIPGNNNDLGVNHVTSLYEGRDGRIWIGTNGGGLCYYDRGKDSVFNYKATGPIYISAVVNSIKGSSDNLVWITSFGALNTINPATRQLVENTKYERLRKAVDKKVSLCFLEDSKHRAWVGTTTGLFFFDPAANRLQHFTHQPGNSTSLPDNGVNKIVEDKQGNIWLATDNGLAMALPGEKEFRNYSANNPLYRISNDFISTIAADNRNRLWIGTDRGLDILDITTGKLVNLQPDERNSASISSMSIRSISIGRNGLYWIGTFRGGLNMFNENANNFNSKEYNAFDPKGLRSRQVTSFVSHKNDVLLGSDGGGLQLYHRNTGLLDAIQLPVINKNDKHGLAILALAPGSGSTIWAGTFSNGLYHYNPATGSCRHYEKGTQSSDLNSNDIFCIQEDAQGNTWVGTNGGGINIIKPGGNEVVKHLYDPDNTAASVPPSNYIRCLKEARDGRIWIGSFGSGLSVFDPASQRSTFYRKSDSGLPSDYVVSLMEDSHGNIWAGTGGNGIGMLRKGSNRFEVLNEKNGLANATIHTIIEDQQGKIWISTNSGLSCYDPVSRNFKNFTQNNGLQVGAFLPGSGIMLADGEIFFGGQNGFNHFNPGTLKTNTTPPRVVLTSLKADNEPVNSSGAIIDSSIQVAKHIRLKYKQTFAIGFEALSYTVPEANRYEYQLEGFDKTWVSAGKDHSAYYANVPPGNYTFRVRACNNDGVWNNDGVSIAVTVIPPFYRTIYAYLVYLLIIVGIILYLRHRGIQKLRMQFALEQERKEAKQLIERQQKEAEYLHKLDQLKIKFLTNLSHEFRTPISLINGPVDTLLKQATEQFSSIQLNLIRRNSRRLLNLVNQLLDFRQMEEGELKLHVSEGDFVSFVQEICDSFSDLARQKKIGFGCHAAASLPAVLFDSNKLERVLFNLLSNAFKFTPENGNISVNIREEPENARPGFTTVIVSVMDSGIGIPQQALPHVFDSFFQHATDAQVINHGSGIGLSITKEFVELHGGTIIVESREGAGSNFSFRLPLQLVDKPGEADTNAGLAEHGKQPLQDSKPSILIIDDEDDFRCYLREGLHEEYRVFEAANGKEGWQRTLFHHPDIIVCDIQMPVMNGHELVQKLKADKRTRHIPVILLTAANTPAGALDGLETGAIDYMTKPFDFAVLHAKINNILLLNQSFRETYSKQVIVALPETETTSLKDKFLQEMLSHIYQNLDNPELSVESLSSHLFMSRASLYNKVLEYTGKTPVEFIRSVKIEKARELLEKKGLSINEIAYELGFASPNYFTKVFKSQMKMTPSEYQAMKENEPGNEVHG from the coding sequence ATGAACGCATTCAAAATTGCCGGAATCAGCCTGCTGATAATATCGATCCATTTATGCAACATTGCTGCCGGTCAGCAATCACCCTGGCTTTTTACAAAGCATACTACCAGCCAGGGACTATCATCGCCCACTGTATATGATATACTGCAGGATAGCTACGGATTTCTATGGCTGGCCACCGAAGACGGGCTCAACAGGTTCGACGGCATCAATTTCAGGATCTACCGGCACATACCCGGCAATAATAACGACCTGGGTGTGAACCACGTTACCTCGCTTTATGAAGGCAGGGATGGTCGTATCTGGATTGGAACCAATGGCGGCGGACTTTGTTATTACGACCGGGGCAAGGATTCCGTTTTTAATTATAAGGCAACAGGACCTATTTATATTAGCGCGGTAGTCAATTCCATTAAAGGCAGCTCCGATAATTTAGTATGGATCACAAGCTTTGGTGCGCTGAATACCATTAACCCTGCAACCAGGCAGCTTGTCGAAAACACGAAATATGAACGCCTGCGAAAAGCAGTCGACAAAAAGGTAAGCCTCTGCTTTCTCGAGGATAGTAAACACCGGGCATGGGTAGGCACAACAACGGGTTTGTTTTTTTTCGATCCCGCCGCAAACCGGTTGCAGCATTTTACACACCAGCCGGGCAACAGCACAAGCCTTCCCGATAATGGCGTCAATAAAATAGTGGAAGACAAACAGGGTAATATCTGGCTTGCTACCGACAATGGACTTGCCATGGCGCTGCCCGGAGAAAAAGAATTCCGGAACTACAGCGCAAACAACCCACTCTACCGCATCAGTAATGATTTTATTTCAACTATTGCCGCCGATAACCGTAACCGGCTGTGGATAGGTACCGACAGGGGGCTCGATATATTAGATATAACAACAGGCAAACTGGTGAATCTTCAGCCCGATGAACGAAATTCCGCCAGTATCAGCAGCATGTCTATCCGTTCCATTTCAATTGGCAGGAACGGATTATACTGGATAGGCACTTTCAGGGGCGGGCTCAATATGTTTAATGAAAATGCCAACAACTTCAATAGCAAGGAATATAACGCCTTCGATCCCAAAGGTCTTCGTTCGCGGCAGGTCACTTCTTTTGTAAGCCATAAAAACGATGTACTGCTTGGGTCCGATGGCGGCGGCCTGCAGTTATATCACCGCAATACAGGCCTGCTCGATGCCATTCAACTGCCTGTTATCAATAAGAACGATAAACATGGTTTAGCCATCCTTGCCCTTGCACCGGGAAGCGGTAGCACCATATGGGCAGGCACTTTCTCGAACGGACTCTATCATTATAATCCTGCAACAGGAAGTTGCCGGCATTATGAAAAAGGGACACAAAGCAGTGATCTCAACAGTAATGACATCTTCTGTATACAGGAAGATGCACAGGGTAATACCTGGGTAGGCACCAATGGAGGCGGTATCAACATTATAAAACCGGGAGGTAACGAAGTTGTTAAACACCTGTACGACCCCGATAATACAGCGGCTTCCGTTCCCCCCAGTAATTATATCCGCTGTTTAAAAGAAGCCCGTGACGGGCGGATCTGGATCGGTAGTTTCGGTTCCGGGTTATCGGTCTTTGATCCCGCATCGCAACGATCTACCTTTTACAGGAAATCCGACAGCGGTCTTCCGAGCGATTATGTGGTATCGTTGATGGAAGACAGTCACGGCAATATATGGGCAGGCACAGGTGGCAATGGAATAGGTATGTTAAGAAAAGGAAGCAACCGGTTTGAAGTGCTGAATGAAAAAAACGGGCTTGCCAATGCCACCATTCATACCATTATAGAAGACCAGCAGGGAAAAATATGGATAAGCACCAATAGCGGGCTGAGTTGTTACGATCCCGTCAGCAGGAATTTTAAAAACTTTACGCAAAATAACGGTCTGCAGGTAGGCGCCTTTCTGCCCGGCTCCGGCATTATGCTGGCTGATGGCGAAATATTTTTCGGAGGTCAGAATGGCTTTAATCATTTTAACCCCGGTACGCTGAAAACCAATACCACTCCTCCCCGCGTGGTATTAACCAGCCTGAAAGCCGATAACGAACCCGTTAATAGTTCCGGCGCCATCATCGACAGCTCTATACAGGTCGCCAAACACATCAGGCTTAAGTACAAGCAGACTTTTGCAATAGGTTTTGAAGCACTAAGTTATACTGTCCCCGAAGCCAACAGGTATGAATACCAGCTGGAAGGGTTCGATAAAACATGGGTTAGCGCAGGCAAAGATCATAGCGCCTACTATGCCAATGTGCCGCCGGGCAACTATACTTTCAGGGTAAGGGCCTGCAATAACGATGGCGTATGGAATAACGATGGCGTTTCCATTGCAGTAACGGTGATCCCTCCCTTCTACCGCACAATTTACGCATACCTGGTTTACCTGCTCATTATAGTAGGTATTATATTGTACCTGCGTCACAGGGGTATTCAGAAACTCCGGATGCAGTTTGCTTTGGAACAGGAACGAAAGGAAGCAAAACAATTGATAGAAAGACAACAGAAAGAAGCGGAATACCTCCACAAGCTCGACCAGCTGAAAATAAAATTCCTTACCAACTTAAGCCATGAGTTCCGGACGCCCATATCGCTGATCAATGGGCCGGTAGATACGCTGCTGAAGCAGGCTACTGAACAATTTTCCAGCATTCAGCTGAACCTGATCCGCCGCAATTCGAGACGGCTGCTCAACCTGGTAAACCAATTGCTGGATTTCCGGCAGATGGAAGAAGGAGAACTGAAACTGCATGTAAGTGAAGGAGATTTTGTGTCATTCGTCCAGGAAATATGCGATTCCTTCAGCGATCTTGCCCGGCAAAAAAAGATCGGCTTCGGATGCCATGCCGCCGCTTCATTGCCAGCAGTTCTTTTCGATAGCAACAAGCTGGAAAGGGTGTTGTTTAATTTGTTATCTAACGCGTTCAAATTTACTCCTGAAAACGGCAACATCTCCGTTAACATCCGCGAAGAACCGGAGAACGCCAGGCCGGGTTTTACGACGGTTATCGTATCTGTAATGGACTCGGGAATAGGTATTCCGCAACAGGCCCTGCCCCATGTGTTCGATAGCTTTTTTCAGCATGCAACAGATGCGCAGGTGATCAATCATGGCAGCGGCATCGGGTTATCTATCACCAAAGAGTTTGTAGAACTGCATGGAGGCACTATCATCGTTGAAAGCCGCGAAGGAGCAGGCAGCAATTTCAGCTTCCGGTTACCCCTTCAGCTTGTTGATAAACCAGGGGAAGCCGACACCAATGCCGGTTTGGCCGAACACGGGAAGCAGCCTTTACAGGATAGCAAGCCATCCATCCTGATCATCGATGATGAAGATGATTTCCGCTGCTACCTGAGAGAAGGACTGCACGAAGAATACCGCGTGTTTGAAGCAGCCAATGGCAAAGAAGGATGGCAACGAACGTTGTTTCATCACCCCGATATTATTGTTTGCGATATACAGATGCCTGTTATGAACGGCCATGAACTGGTGCAGAAACTAAAAGCCGACAAAAGAACACGCCATATTCCCGTAATATTACTTACGGCAGCAAATACCCCTGCGGGAGCGTTGGACGGACTTGAAACAGGCGCGATCGACTACATGACAAAGCCGTTCGACTTTGCGGTGCTCCATGCCAAAATAAACAACATACTGCTCCTCAATCAATCCTTTAGGGAAACCTACTCCAAACAGGTCATCGTTGCACTTCCGGAAACAGAAACCACGTCTCTGAAAGACAAGTTCCTGCAGGAAATGCTATCGCATATCTACCAGAACCTCGACAATCCTGAGCTATCGGTAGAATCGCTCAGCAGCCACCTGTTTATGAGCAGGGCATCCCTTTATAATAAAGTACTGGAGTATACCGGTAAAACACCTGTTGAATTCATACGGTCGGTTAAGATTGAAAAGGCCAGGGAACTACTTGAAAAAAAGGGGCTCTCCATAAATGAGATCGCCTATGAGCTGGGCTTCGCGTCTCCCAATTACTTTACAAAAGTGTTTAAAAGCCAGATGAAAATGACGCCGTCCGAATACCAGGCGATGAAAGAAAACGAGCCGGGAAACGAAGTGCACGGATAA